The following proteins are encoded in a genomic region of Ostrea edulis chromosome 7, xbOstEdul1.1, whole genome shotgun sequence:
- the LOC125646338 gene encoding uncharacterized protein LOC125646338, whose amino-acid sequence MSLYLCVGDRQSTGDVKAIEKGRLLVESDRVLAVSYLKEDNSLFFTGIVGAAMKTKVTYNFKLKFDKNSGDILNSHCECPAGRGPHGTCKHLAAVAIVLLSCSEGKGLRIQRSCTENLQTFHKPKHSYSGSPVKAEDLPRKRNLTDDFLNDPRPEHLKGVAGYPDRVRNMVLNHCAETSDNLTYRYLIEKANIQAAVLDHDYLERPFTEYWVQRAVEVTADKVVAIEEQTRGQASSNNWFKERSWRITASRFGDICLATDRRNRQKLCESLYQPSAAVFRSEALVHGSTYETRAIRSFERETGQGVQRCGFFVDMDRPYLGASPDGLVGNDALIEVKCPFAGRFEKIQPGKYFPYLTMDSVTGEMKLKPTSKYFFQIQGQMLIAKKQICYFVVYTFKDLFIQKVHIDVECCQNSLLPKLDVFYDKFFMPYLLSLL is encoded by the exons atgagcTTGTACTTATGTGTAGGTGACAGACAAAGCACTGGTGATGTCAAGGCTATCGAGAAAGGAAGGCTGCTTGTTGAAAGTGATAGAGTCTTGGCTGTGTCATATTTAAAGGAAGATAATTCCCTGTTCTTTACAGGCATTGTTGGCGCAGCCATGAAAACAAAG gTAACATACaacttcaaattaaaatttgacaaaaactCGGGAGACATCTTGAACAGCCATTGTGAGTGTCCTGCAGGACGAGGTCCCCATGGAACTTGCAAGCATCTTGCTGCTGTTGCCATAGTTTTACTCTCTTGTTCTGAAGGAAAAGGTTTGAGGATTCAGAGATCATGCACAGAAAACCTGCAGACATTTCATAAACCCAAACATTCATACTCAG gTTCACCAGTCAAAGCTGAAGATCTGCCCAGGAAGCGGAATCTGactgatgattttttaaatgatccccgCCCTGAACATCTAAAAGGTGTAGCTGGTTACCCGGATAGGGTTCGCAATATGGTCTTAAACCATTGTGCAGAGACCTCAGACAATCTGACATACAGATATCTCATCGAGAAAGCAAATATTCAG GCAGCAGTATTGGACCATGATTATTTGGAAAGACCCTTCACAGAGTATTGGGTTCAACGAGCTGTTGAG gtAACAGCAGATAAAGTAGTTGCCATTGAGGAGCAGACACGTGGACAAGCCAGCTCAAATAATTGGTTCAAGGAGAGATCATGGCGGATCACAGCCTCAAGATTTGGAGATATCTGTTTAGCTACAGACAGGCGTAATAGGCAGAAACTCTGCGAGTCCCTATACCAGCCTTCTGCTGCTGTATTTCGCAGTGAAGCTCTAGTCCATGGAAGTACCTACGAGACACGTGCTATTAG ATCCTTTGAAAGAGAGACTGGCCAAGGTGTTCAAAGATGTGGTTTCTTTGTTGATATGGATCGACCTTACTTGGGGGCATCACCGGATGGACTCGTTGGCAATGATGCACTAATTGAAGTCAAATGTCCCTTTGCTGGTCGCTTTGAGAAGATTCAGCCTGGAAAGTACTTCCCATATCTAACAATGGACTCTGTAACTggtgaaatgaaattgaaacccacctctaaatattttttccaaatacaAGGCCAAATGCTTATtgccaaaaaacaaatttgctaTTTTGTTGTATACACTTTCAAAGATTTGTTCATCCAGAAAGTACATATTGATGTAGAATGTTGCCAGAATTCTCTTCTTCCAAAGCTTGATGTATTCTATGATAAATTTTTCATGCCATACTTGTTATCCTTGCTGTAA
- the LOC125681144 gene encoding uncharacterized protein LOC125681144 isoform X2, with translation MTTKSPNQVQLLTCGERRRLKYGAAPSVFDFKNTSTTQESDRAKQKRLRESTQDTCTPMIEDLPMYMDELIVHHEVVVDQSSTSMSTSMPEEMCSTAEKEIQCDIPTLGRFSIEV, from the exons ATGACTACAAAATCACCGAATCAG GTGCAACTACTGACATGTG GTGAACGAAGACGACTTAAGTATGGAGCTGCGCCCTCTGTTTTTGACTTCAAGAATACCAGTACTACCCAGGAGTCTGACAGAGCTAAGCAAAAGAGGCTGCGAGAGTCTActcaagatacatgtactccAATGATTGAAGACCTGCCCATGTATATGGATGAATTGATTGTACATCACGAAGTTGTCGTAGATCAGTCATCTACAAGTATGTCCACATCCATGCCAGAAGAAATGTGTTCAACAGCTGAGAAAGAAATCCAGTGTGACATACCTACCTTAGGTAGATTTTCAATTGAAG TTTAA
- the LOC125681144 gene encoding uncharacterized protein LOC125681144 isoform X1 yields the protein MTTKSPNQVQLLTCGERRRLKYGAAPSVFDFKNTSTTQESDRAKQKRLRESTQDTCTPMIEDLPMYMDELIVHHEVVVDQSSTSMSTSMPEEMCSTAEKEIQCDIPTLGRFSIEGMKLDTKMLSYYTGLNGYDHFMLLFNILGPAAFDLNYKCGLLSPQDQLFLTLMKLRQAKEDVELAMLFKVCESTVSKIVTTWINFLYFQLKELEEQFWPSKDIIKEHMPTDFAKKFPNTRVILDATEQPIHKPSNVEAQSKTWSSYKHKNTLKTMVGVTPNGAVSYVSSTYGGSMSDRQITEHSTLLDVGKFDAGDSIMADWGILVQDLFANQNVFINTPTFLKGKSQLDPEEIVRDRRVASKRIHVERVIGLAKRFKILKHELPMSKIPLASRIVYICFMLSNFRNCIVDKSA from the exons ATGACTACAAAATCACCGAATCAG GTGCAACTACTGACATGTG GTGAACGAAGACGACTTAAGTATGGAGCTGCGCCCTCTGTTTTTGACTTCAAGAATACCAGTACTACCCAGGAGTCTGACAGAGCTAAGCAAAAGAGGCTGCGAGAGTCTActcaagatacatgtactccAATGATTGAAGACCTGCCCATGTATATGGATGAATTGATTGTACATCACGAAGTTGTCGTAGATCAGTCATCTACAAGTATGTCCACATCCATGCCAGAAGAAATGTGTTCAACAGCTGAGAAAGAAATCCAGTGTGACATACCTACCTTAGGTAGATTTTCAATTGAAGGTATGAAACTGGACACTAAGATGCTTTCTTATTACACTGGTTTGAATGGCTATGATCATTTCATGCTTCTCTTTAATATTCTTGGGCCAGCAGCTTTTGACTTGAATTACAAATGTGGCTTATTAAGTCCACAAGATCAGTTGTTTTTAACTCTGATGAAACTCAGACAAGCAAAAGAAGATGTGGAACTTGCTATGCTCTTTAAAGTCTGTGAATCTACTGTTTCTAAAATTGTAACAACTTGGATTaactttttgtattttcaattaaaagagTTAGAGGAACAATTCTGGCCTTCTAAAGACATCATTAAAGAACATATGCCAACAGATTTTGCTAAAAAGTTTCCCAATACACGCGTAATTTTAGATGCAACCGAGCAACCAATTCACAAACCATCAAATGTTGAGGCACAATCCAAAACATGGTCTTCTTATAAACACAAAAACACGTTGAAAACCATGGTAGGTGTAACTCCAAATGGAGCAGTATCATATGTATCCTCTACTTATGGGGGCTCTATGTCTGACAGACAAATCACTGAACACTCTACTCTGCTAGATGTAGGCAAATTTGATGCTGGTGACAGCATTATGGCAGATTGGGGAATTCTTGTTCAAGATTTATTTGCGAATcagaatgtttttattaatacaCCTACGTTTCTCAAGGGCAAAAGCCAACTTGACCCCGAAGAAATAGTTAGAGATAGGCGAGTTGCCTCAAAACGTATTCATGTAGAGAGGGTGATTGGGCTTGCAAAGAggttcaaaattttgaaacatgAGCTACCAATGTCAAAAATCCCCCTAGCTTCCAGAATTGTGTACATTTGTTTTATGTTGTCAAATTTTAGGAATTGCATTGTTGATAAAAGTGCTTAA
- the LOC125654168 gene encoding uncharacterized protein LOC125654168 isoform X3, producing MTVSKYDRRSQICCDSSGIHNKSLRDGHPVDCCGDKTYDTRNKICCGNLSHDKYIQTGPDAGKPRVCCGNQFFVEDRLKYCCGDAYIPWRLKCCGRKSPYNNSASACVDDLVVPIKHHICNGQIFSLQKQKCCRTSNLKSLYNVSSWDRNFSCCGDKLFDKREKQCCRGPLTVQPRTGNCCGKGLYNPSTEICCQGNSIVSYGVLKCCGRGTVNASDPREHCCFAGKKAKSFRNDRQICCNGALHSITNTEKATCCGNRIYSAAKQVCCNSQTVINKTASHHSSCCTNGPGLYNSCEGQIHEKRLPMCGKLPYRIGRDLCCNGKVNKDAKTLRKRCCTPGTDSYHPDNETCCHSIVKEKSLGCHGNRTDSERNQLSKLSKILETPGRRGHGNANKPRRKRPHKPRRGHFDQSRSGICEICSSQWKPKHLMFSIYSKSTNICTQKAMKFVVNNVTEFNWKGAGFQWSWLNVTSKQNLYRLKDPAIRHNFTLLLPCGCPQLQRLVGLKILLLTNTEFNKREIFLGDSDLILPGKRELIRLVKNISTTCPNYIVQNIYKIIQKSSIG from the exons ATGACGGTATCGAAATACGACAGAAGGTCTCAAATCTGTTGCGATTCATCCGGAATACACAATAAATCTCTCCGGGACGGCCATCCTGTGGACTGCTGTGGGG ATAAAACTTACGACACACGCAACAAGATATGCTGTGGAAATTTAAGTCACGATAAATACATACAGACTGGACCGGACGCGGGAAAGCCCCGAGTCTGCTGCGGAAATCAATTCTTTGTGGAAGACAGGC TCAAATACTGTTGTGGAGATGCCTACATCCCTTGGAGACTTAAGTGCTGCGGTCGAAAGTCACCTTACAACAATTCTGCTTCCGCGTGTGTGGATGACCTGGTCGTTCCGATCAAGCACCATATCTGCAATGGGCAGATATTTAgcttacaaaaacaaaagtgcTGCAGGACTTCTAACCTGAAATCCCTGTACAATGTTTCCTCATGGGACAGGAATTTTAGTTGCTGTGGTGATAAGCTGTTTgataaaagagaaaaacaatGTTGTCGGGGACCACTAACTGTTCAACCGCGAACAGGGAATTGCTGCGGCAAAG GGCTTTATAATCCAAGCACAGAAATATGTTGCCAAGGAAACAGCATTGTTTCTTACGGAGTGTTGAAGTGCTGTGGACGTGGGACTGTGAATGCCAGTGACCCCCGAGAACACTGCTGCTTTGCAGGAAAGAAGGCGAAGTCTTTCAGAAATGATCGACAAATCTGCTGTAATG GAGCACTGCATTCGATTACAAATACAGAAAAAGCTACATGCTGTGGCAATCGGATCTACTCCGCCGCAAAACAAGTGTGCTGTAACAGCCAAACCGTCATCAACAAAACGGCCTCTCATCACAGCTCCTGCTGCACTAACGGACCAGGGCTCTACAATTCCTGCGAGGGCCAAATCCATGAAAAGAGGCTTCCAATGTGTGGTAAACTGCCCTACAGGATAGGCAGAGATCTCTGTTGTAATGGTAAAGTTAACAAGGATGCAAAGACGCTGAGAAAGAGATGTTGTACTCCTGGAACTGACTCATATCATCCAGACAACGAAACTTGCTGCCATTCCATTGTTAAGGAAAAGTCTCTGGG GTGCCATGGAAATCGTACAGATAGTGAAAGAAACCAACTGTCAAAATTGTCAAAGATCCTAGAAACTCCAGGTCGTAGAGGACATGGAAATGCCAACAAACCCAGAAGGAAACGCCCACACAAACCCAGAAGGGGACACTTTGACCAGTCTAGGAGTGGTATCTGTGAAATCTGTTCCTCTCAATGGAAACCAAAGCACCTAATGTTTTCCATTTACTCCAAATCAACGAACATCTGTACCCAGAAAG CAATGAAATTTGTTGTCAACAATGTCACTGAATTTAACTGGAAAGGAGCAGGCTTCCAGTGGAGTTGGCTAAATGTTACCTCCAAACAGAACCTCTACCGCTTAAAAGACCCAGCTATCCGACACAACTTCACACTCCTCCTGCCCTGTGGCTGCCCTCAGCTCCAAAGACTAGTGGGGCTCAAAATTTTACTTCTGACCAACACTGAGTTCAATAAGAGAGAAATATTTTTAGGGGACAGTGACCTCATTTTACCAGGGAAGAGAGAGCTGATAAGGCTTGTTAAAAACATATCGACAACATGCCCAAATTATATTGTacagaatatatataaaataatacaaaagTCTTCCATAGGGTGA
- the LOC125654168 gene encoding uncharacterized protein LOC125654168 isoform X2: MDIIDREGRSLYLSAHLDMGPQFHFKAWAADDCIWFAKNGNMTVSKYDRRSQICCDSSGIHNKSLRDGHPVDCCGDKTYDTRNKICCGNLSHDKYIQTGPDAGKPRVCCGNQFFVEDRLKYCCGDAYIPWRLKCCGRKSPYNNSASACVDDLVVPIKHHICNGQIFSLQKQKCCRTSNLKSLYNVSSWDRNFSCCGDKLFDKREKQCCRGPLTVQPRTGNCCGKGLYNPSTEICCQGNSIVSYGVLKCCGRGTVNASDPREHCCFAGKKAKSFRNDRQICCNGALHSITNTEKATCCGNRIYSAAKQVCCNSQTVINKTASHHSSCCTNGPGLYNSCEGQIHEKRLPMCGKLPYRIGRDLCCNGKVNKDAKTLRKRCCTPGTDSYHPDNETCCHSIVKEKSLGCHGNRTDSERNQLSKLSKILETPGRRGHGNANKPRRKRPHKPRRGHFDQSRSGICEICSSQWKPKHLMFSIYSKSTNICTQKAMKFVVNNVTEFNWKGAGFQWSWLNVTSKQNLYRLKDPAIRHNFTLLLPCGCPQLQRLVGLKILLLTNTEFNKREIFLGDSDLILPGKRELIRLVKNISTTCPNYIVQNIYKIIQKSSIG, from the exons CATGGGCGGCCGACGATTGCATTTGGTTTGCAAAGAACGGCAATATGACGGTATCGAAATACGACAGAAGGTCTCAAATCTGTTGCGATTCATCCGGAATACACAATAAATCTCTCCGGGACGGCCATCCTGTGGACTGCTGTGGGG ATAAAACTTACGACACACGCAACAAGATATGCTGTGGAAATTTAAGTCACGATAAATACATACAGACTGGACCGGACGCGGGAAAGCCCCGAGTCTGCTGCGGAAATCAATTCTTTGTGGAAGACAGGC TCAAATACTGTTGTGGAGATGCCTACATCCCTTGGAGACTTAAGTGCTGCGGTCGAAAGTCACCTTACAACAATTCTGCTTCCGCGTGTGTGGATGACCTGGTCGTTCCGATCAAGCACCATATCTGCAATGGGCAGATATTTAgcttacaaaaacaaaagtgcTGCAGGACTTCTAACCTGAAATCCCTGTACAATGTTTCCTCATGGGACAGGAATTTTAGTTGCTGTGGTGATAAGCTGTTTgataaaagagaaaaacaatGTTGTCGGGGACCACTAACTGTTCAACCGCGAACAGGGAATTGCTGCGGCAAAG GGCTTTATAATCCAAGCACAGAAATATGTTGCCAAGGAAACAGCATTGTTTCTTACGGAGTGTTGAAGTGCTGTGGACGTGGGACTGTGAATGCCAGTGACCCCCGAGAACACTGCTGCTTTGCAGGAAAGAAGGCGAAGTCTTTCAGAAATGATCGACAAATCTGCTGTAATG GAGCACTGCATTCGATTACAAATACAGAAAAAGCTACATGCTGTGGCAATCGGATCTACTCCGCCGCAAAACAAGTGTGCTGTAACAGCCAAACCGTCATCAACAAAACGGCCTCTCATCACAGCTCCTGCTGCACTAACGGACCAGGGCTCTACAATTCCTGCGAGGGCCAAATCCATGAAAAGAGGCTTCCAATGTGTGGTAAACTGCCCTACAGGATAGGCAGAGATCTCTGTTGTAATGGTAAAGTTAACAAGGATGCAAAGACGCTGAGAAAGAGATGTTGTACTCCTGGAACTGACTCATATCATCCAGACAACGAAACTTGCTGCCATTCCATTGTTAAGGAAAAGTCTCTGGG GTGCCATGGAAATCGTACAGATAGTGAAAGAAACCAACTGTCAAAATTGTCAAAGATCCTAGAAACTCCAGGTCGTAGAGGACATGGAAATGCCAACAAACCCAGAAGGAAACGCCCACACAAACCCAGAAGGGGACACTTTGACCAGTCTAGGAGTGGTATCTGTGAAATCTGTTCCTCTCAATGGAAACCAAAGCACCTAATGTTTTCCATTTACTCCAAATCAACGAACATCTGTACCCAGAAAG CAATGAAATTTGTTGTCAACAATGTCACTGAATTTAACTGGAAAGGAGCAGGCTTCCAGTGGAGTTGGCTAAATGTTACCTCCAAACAGAACCTCTACCGCTTAAAAGACCCAGCTATCCGACACAACTTCACACTCCTCCTGCCCTGTGGCTGCCCTCAGCTCCAAAGACTAGTGGGGCTCAAAATTTTACTTCTGACCAACACTGAGTTCAATAAGAGAGAAATATTTTTAGGGGACAGTGACCTCATTTTACCAGGGAAGAGAGAGCTGATAAGGCTTGTTAAAAACATATCGACAACATGCCCAAATTATATTGTacagaatatatataaaataatacaaaagTCTTCCATAGGGTGA
- the LOC125654168 gene encoding uncharacterized protein LOC125654168 isoform X1: MTSACEVLNMCKLPKLQSFLTLCLRMKVLQFWRVICAICLHALHSNGAWAADDCIWFAKNGNMTVSKYDRRSQICCDSSGIHNKSLRDGHPVDCCGDKTYDTRNKICCGNLSHDKYIQTGPDAGKPRVCCGNQFFVEDRLKYCCGDAYIPWRLKCCGRKSPYNNSASACVDDLVVPIKHHICNGQIFSLQKQKCCRTSNLKSLYNVSSWDRNFSCCGDKLFDKREKQCCRGPLTVQPRTGNCCGKGLYNPSTEICCQGNSIVSYGVLKCCGRGTVNASDPREHCCFAGKKAKSFRNDRQICCNGALHSITNTEKATCCGNRIYSAAKQVCCNSQTVINKTASHHSSCCTNGPGLYNSCEGQIHEKRLPMCGKLPYRIGRDLCCNGKVNKDAKTLRKRCCTPGTDSYHPDNETCCHSIVKEKSLGCHGNRTDSERNQLSKLSKILETPGRRGHGNANKPRRKRPHKPRRGHFDQSRSGICEICSSQWKPKHLMFSIYSKSTNICTQKAMKFVVNNVTEFNWKGAGFQWSWLNVTSKQNLYRLKDPAIRHNFTLLLPCGCPQLQRLVGLKILLLTNTEFNKREIFLGDSDLILPGKRELIRLVKNISTTCPNYIVQNIYKIIQKSSIG; this comes from the exons ATGACTTCAGCCTGCGAGGTATTAAATATGTGTAAGCTCCCTAAACTTCAATCATTTTTAACCCTCTGTCTTAGAATGAAGGTGTTACAATTCTGGAGAGTAATTTGTGCGATCTGTCTTCACGCCTTGCATAGTAACGGGG CATGGGCGGCCGACGATTGCATTTGGTTTGCAAAGAACGGCAATATGACGGTATCGAAATACGACAGAAGGTCTCAAATCTGTTGCGATTCATCCGGAATACACAATAAATCTCTCCGGGACGGCCATCCTGTGGACTGCTGTGGGG ATAAAACTTACGACACACGCAACAAGATATGCTGTGGAAATTTAAGTCACGATAAATACATACAGACTGGACCGGACGCGGGAAAGCCCCGAGTCTGCTGCGGAAATCAATTCTTTGTGGAAGACAGGC TCAAATACTGTTGTGGAGATGCCTACATCCCTTGGAGACTTAAGTGCTGCGGTCGAAAGTCACCTTACAACAATTCTGCTTCCGCGTGTGTGGATGACCTGGTCGTTCCGATCAAGCACCATATCTGCAATGGGCAGATATTTAgcttacaaaaacaaaagtgcTGCAGGACTTCTAACCTGAAATCCCTGTACAATGTTTCCTCATGGGACAGGAATTTTAGTTGCTGTGGTGATAAGCTGTTTgataaaagagaaaaacaatGTTGTCGGGGACCACTAACTGTTCAACCGCGAACAGGGAATTGCTGCGGCAAAG GGCTTTATAATCCAAGCACAGAAATATGTTGCCAAGGAAACAGCATTGTTTCTTACGGAGTGTTGAAGTGCTGTGGACGTGGGACTGTGAATGCCAGTGACCCCCGAGAACACTGCTGCTTTGCAGGAAAGAAGGCGAAGTCTTTCAGAAATGATCGACAAATCTGCTGTAATG GAGCACTGCATTCGATTACAAATACAGAAAAAGCTACATGCTGTGGCAATCGGATCTACTCCGCCGCAAAACAAGTGTGCTGTAACAGCCAAACCGTCATCAACAAAACGGCCTCTCATCACAGCTCCTGCTGCACTAACGGACCAGGGCTCTACAATTCCTGCGAGGGCCAAATCCATGAAAAGAGGCTTCCAATGTGTGGTAAACTGCCCTACAGGATAGGCAGAGATCTCTGTTGTAATGGTAAAGTTAACAAGGATGCAAAGACGCTGAGAAAGAGATGTTGTACTCCTGGAACTGACTCATATCATCCAGACAACGAAACTTGCTGCCATTCCATTGTTAAGGAAAAGTCTCTGGG GTGCCATGGAAATCGTACAGATAGTGAAAGAAACCAACTGTCAAAATTGTCAAAGATCCTAGAAACTCCAGGTCGTAGAGGACATGGAAATGCCAACAAACCCAGAAGGAAACGCCCACACAAACCCAGAAGGGGACACTTTGACCAGTCTAGGAGTGGTATCTGTGAAATCTGTTCCTCTCAATGGAAACCAAAGCACCTAATGTTTTCCATTTACTCCAAATCAACGAACATCTGTACCCAGAAAG CAATGAAATTTGTTGTCAACAATGTCACTGAATTTAACTGGAAAGGAGCAGGCTTCCAGTGGAGTTGGCTAAATGTTACCTCCAAACAGAACCTCTACCGCTTAAAAGACCCAGCTATCCGACACAACTTCACACTCCTCCTGCCCTGTGGCTGCCCTCAGCTCCAAAGACTAGTGGGGCTCAAAATTTTACTTCTGACCAACACTGAGTTCAATAAGAGAGAAATATTTTTAGGGGACAGTGACCTCATTTTACCAGGGAAGAGAGAGCTGATAAGGCTTGTTAAAAACATATCGACAACATGCCCAAATTATATTGTacagaatatatataaaataatacaaaagTCTTCCATAGGGTGA